The sequence below is a genomic window from Salinispira pacifica.
GCAATCGAAGTTTCAATCCGCGCTCCCGCACGGGGAGCGATAGACCCCATTATATATCATTATGGTATAATATGTTAGTGGCATTATATCGCGAACCTATTTTTCTGGTGTTGCCTGGAACTATAGATTCCTTCTCTTTTCTGTCAAAGATCTTTATAATGCAAGGAAATATTCTATGCGCGAAAGGTTCGGGATTTTCTGAATGATTGGCGTTCGCAAAAGAGGATTTAAATAATAAGTGGGTCATCAACATCAAATGATGCCTTTGCTCCGATATGCTCTACCCGTTTTCGATAGTTTTTTCCCAGATAATAATATCGAAGGCTATCCAACTCTACATCGATAATACCTTCGAGAGTATTTTTAAGCCGAGCCCATTGTCCAGGATCTATGACACATTCAAACACAGAGTATTGTACACGCTGTCCGAAATTTGTACATTCTTTCGCAATTTTTCTTAACCTTCGTTTTCCTCCCGGACTGGTTACTGCAACATCATAACTGATTAGCACCATCATAATACTTACCTCCAAAAAAACGGTGGGTATCCTTCTATATCTCCTCTGATACAACGCGCGAGCAGATTTGCTTGAACAAAAAACAAGAGGCCGATCGGAATTGATTCTTTAATATATGGATGGTAAATTTCAGTCTGTTTTCTATTTTGGTACTCAGCTAACAATGTTTTTCGAGCATCATCGCTCATTGTAATTGCTCCGTTTTCTGCTCTTCTGAAATCTTTTTTATCGAGCTGGCGCCGGTTTATTAGCGACAGAACTAGTCGGTCCGCTATTACTGGCCTCAATTCTTCCATCAGGTCAAGTGCAAGGCCCGGCCTTCCTGGTCTATCTCTATGAAGAAATCCCACAGATGGATCAAGACCTACTGTCTCTAATGCCGATCTCATATCATGCGCAAGCAATGTATACGTGAATGACAGCAGTGCGTTCACTTCGTCAAGCGGAGGACGTCTACTTCTTTCGTGAAACTGGAAGTCCCCCTTCTGTTCAATGATGAGGTGATTAAAAATACTGAAATAAGCAGCTGCAGCAGCACCTTCGATTCCCCTGGTTTCTTCAGTGGTCGATATTTCTTCTAACTGTTTAAGGCACTGCGATAGCTGTGTGGCTGCGTTTTTAAGCAAAACGGAATTCACTTTGCTTTTATGATCTCTCAGGGTTCTCAGAATAACTATCCGGCTGTTTGCGATTTTTGCAGCAACAAAATTGGTTGCATATTTTTGGGTTATTTCTTCATTATCAGCCTGTCTATACTGTGCTCGACGCAAAAGCACATTTCCTCGAACCGGACCATGAACAGATGCCAGAAAACGCCCAAATTCAGTCAGAAAAGAAATACTGATATCTTTTTCAGTGCAAAACCCGAGTAAAAAAGGGGAGCATAATACATTACCAAAAGCTACGATTCCGCCAACTGTGTGAATTGGTAATTGCAGAACTTTTCTGGATTCTTGCTCAACAACTATGGTCTCCCCCTCCTTTCTCAGATAACTTCCTTGAGTTCTAACATAGAGAGTATTAAGCAGTTTCCTCAATCAAGATCCTCCTGCAGATTTTTGCGAATATGGTTCTGCATGTATCTTCTGACATGGTTCCCGTTCAC
It includes:
- the cas1c gene encoding type I-C CRISPR-associated endonuclease Cas1c; this encodes MRKLLNTLYVRTQGSYLRKEGETIVVEQESRKVLQLPIHTVGGIVAFGNVLCSPFLLGFCTEKDISISFLTEFGRFLASVHGPVRGNVLLRRAQYRQADNEEITQKYATNFVAAKIANSRIVILRTLRDHKSKVNSVLLKNAATQLSQCLKQLEEISTTEETRGIEGAAAAAYFSIFNHLIIEQKGDFQFHERSRRPPLDEVNALLSFTYTLLAHDMRSALETVGLDPSVGFLHRDRPGRPGLALDLMEELRPVIADRLVLSLINRRQLDKKDFRRAENGAITMSDDARKTLLAEYQNRKQTEIYHPYIKESIPIGLLFFVQANLLARCIRGDIEGYPPFFWR
- the cas2 gene encoding CRISPR-associated endonuclease Cas2; this encodes MMVLISYDVAVTSPGGKRRLRKIAKECTNFGQRVQYSVFECVIDPGQWARLKNTLEGIIDVELDSLRYYYLGKNYRKRVEHIGAKASFDVDDPLII